The sequence AGCCGATGTCCAAATCGTCACCAGTAAAGACCGAATCAAATTAATCGGAAAAGAACGTGCCAAACGAAAATATATGATTTCCTTGCTATACGAAGAAGGTGGATACCGTGAAAGTATCAAAAGTCGCATTCAAGAAATGATTGAATTTGTTTCTATCGACAAACTGCAAAACATCGTAAAAGAAGTTTTAGCGGAAGAATCCATTACAACCAATCAATATTCGATGATGAACATTGTCTTACATTACGCCATTAGCATCGTCCGAATTCAACAAGGAAATACGCTCATCGAAACGCAAAAAACACTCATTCAAAAACACTCCAAAGAATACGAAATATCGAAAAAAATTGCTGAAATTCTCTCGGAAGAATATCAAATCCATTTTTCAGAGGCAGAGACAAAACAACTCGGACTTTTATATGTTGGCTTGCAAAATGAACAATCTGCTAATGCCAATCATGGCGAACTGGACCAATTTGTCGATAAAAAAATCATCGAAGCACTTAAAAGCGTGCTTGCCAATGTGGAAGAAACCTATCTCATTGATCTCCAAAATGAGCAACTTTTTATCAAGCTAGCGATTCACGTCCAAAGCCTATACTATCGCTCGCGTTACAAAGCGTACACCAGAAATTTAAGCTTACTTGATATCAAAACGTCCTACCCTGTCACTTTTGACATTGCTGTTTACATTTCTTCTTTGCTACAAGAAAAACTAACAATTGACTTTAACGAAGACGAAATTTCCTTTATCGCGCTGCATATCGGCTCTTTTCTAGAAAGTGAAAACCGTGATTATATTCGCTTAGAAATAGGCCTACTTATTGAGGATTATCACGATTTAAGAACAAATATGCTGAAAAAACTGCGCGCACGATTTGAAAATGAAGCTACCATCAAACTGATAGAAAACGAGGATTATGAAGATAATTTTGATATTATCTTAACAACAAACCGTGATATTGCTCTTGAAAAAGCGGGTTCCATTTTTATTCATCCATTACTAACGATGAAGGATATCAAGAAAATCAGCAATCGAATCCAAACAAAGAAAAAAATCTTAGAAAATCACTTGCGAGGTCAACAAATTGATCGCTATATCGTTCGTTCCCTCTATGCCAACCAAATTGACCCCTCAGAACTGACACCCGCAAAAATCAGAGAGCAAATGATTTCTAAAATGGAAAAACAGACCTTCGTCACGCCGGAGTTTAAAGAAAAAGTCGAAAAAAGGGAACAAATGGCGCCAACAAGCTTTCCATCCGGCATTGCTATACCACATTCTATCAAGAATGATGCCCTTCAAAGCGGTGTATCCATAATGACGCTGCAAGAACCGATTTATTGGAATGACGTCAAAATAAAAATAATTGCCCTCGTCGCCATCAGTAAAAAAGATGCGACAGAGTTCAATGATTTTTTTGAAAAATTTGTAGAAATCGTCTCCGAACCAATCAACACGAAACGTTTATCAATGGCTGAAAGTTTCGAGGCGTTCATTCAGAAATTAAAAATGATGATGGAAGAAAATGAGTAAATGACAACAGACTAAGCCGTGGATTTCAAATGACACGGCTTATAAAGGTTGAAGTAACAATCAAATTGCGCTATAATATATTCATCAAACGTAAAGGAGTGTTATCTTAAGCCAATGAAATTCTAATCCTGTATTATATGAAAAAATGAAGAAAGCTATCCAATTATCGGATAGAAACTTTTTTTCGGACGGGATTCGTATGTTCATTTCGCATGATAACTCTAGCTATAGGCCTTTTTGGCGTAGCCTCGCGGATTCCTCTCTGAAAATATTCAGGAGGTTATTTTTTATGTCTACAATCGAAATAAATCAATTAAAAATAGAAGTAGCAGACAGAGTTTTAGTAGAAATTCCTCATCTGCTAGTTAGTAAAAAAGCAAGAATCGGCATTATCGGTCAAAATGGTCTCGGGAAAACAACACTAATGGAAGTAATTGCTGGAGCTAAAGAAGCGACATCTGGCACGGTGACTACACAAGGAAAACTTGCTTACATTAAACAACTTTCCACGGATACAAGTACGAAAAGCGGCGGCGAAAAAACAAGAAAAGCCATCCAATATGCAATGCGTCAAAATCCAAGTGTTCTCCTAGCAGACGAACCAACAAGCAATCTCGATGTCGAAAGCGTCCAACATTTAGAACGTCAGTGGAGTGATTTCCACGGTGCACTCATAATTATCTCACATGACCGCGCTTTTTTAGATGCACTCTGTACAGAAATATGGGAAATCAAAAATCAAAAAATTCATGTATACAAAGGGAACTACCATGCGTATTTAGAACAAAAACAACAACAAGAAAACCAAGCAGAACTTGCATATAAAGAATTTAAAAATAAAAAGAAACAGTTACAAGCGTCCCAAACGTATCATGAAATCGAAGCCGGTCGCATCGTTAAACCAGGGAAACGGCTAAA comes from Listeria monocytogenes and encodes:
- a CDS encoding BglG family transcription antiterminator, which encodes MDTQKEILAYLHKQENKWVTSNELAAFCECTTRTIRNNISKINEVTPNLIRSAKQGYQINQRIPFELQTESDVTERKSKLLLELIKNSTKGVDLFELADILYISEVTLKKDIQQLKNELKEADVQIVTSKDRIKLIGKERAKRKYMISLLYEEGGYRESIKSRIQEMIEFVSIDKLQNIVKEVLAEESITTNQYSMMNIVLHYAISIVRIQQGNTLIETQKTLIQKHSKEYEISKKIAEILSEEYQIHFSEAETKQLGLLYVGLQNEQSANANHGELDQFVDKKIIEALKSVLANVEETYLIDLQNEQLFIKLAIHVQSLYYRSRYKAYTRNLSLLDIKTSYPVTFDIAVYISSLLQEKLTIDFNEDEISFIALHIGSFLESENRDYIRLEIGLLIEDYHDLRTNMLKKLRARFENEATIKLIENEDYEDNFDIILTTNRDIALEKAGSIFIHPLLTMKDIKKISNRIQTKKKILENHLRGQQIDRYIVRSLYANQIDPSELTPAKIREQMISKMEKQTFVTPEFKEKVEKREQMAPTSFPSGIAIPHSIKNDALQSGVSIMTLQEPIYWNDVKIKIIALVAISKKDATEFNDFFEKFVEIVSEPINTKRLSMAESFEAFIQKLKMMMEENE